The nucleotide sequence TGAGCAGCGGCACCAAAAGCTGATTCAGAAGATGATCGAGGACGCCCGTAAGCGCGGCGGTTTCCAGGAGCCCGAATACACCCCGCTAATGAAAGAGAGCGACGAGAAGCTGCGTTTCGAGACGAACCTCACCAAGCCCGTGGAGGCCGCGCCGGATAAGAAGTCCAACGTGTTCATGGAGCTGTGCAAGAAGGCGAAGTCAACTGCCGCAACTCCCACATCTGAGAGGCAAACGCCGTCCAAAGAACCCCCTCCGAAGCGCAAAACCGCAATAGAGACCCTAATGACTCTGAATGGCGCCAAGAGGCAGGCGGTCGACAAAGACGTTCCAAAAGCGACCACGCCCGCGCCCGACGCCGTAGATGCCGGTGCATCTGATAAGTGGCTGATGACCGGCATCCAGGTGCGCGTCATTCTACAATCGCATCCTTTATACAAGCACAAATGCCGTGTGGTGAAAATTATGGGCGGGTGAGTTGTCAGTGCATCGTGTTGACCCATATACAGGGGTTCACGTGCGCTCATACAGGACATCGAGGGCTCTGGCAACTATCAAGTCGACTCGAACCACGTGGAGACTGTGATTCCTCCCGTGGGTTCCAAGGTCATGGTGTTGCGCGGGGCGCACCGCGGCCGCGCAGGCTCACTCACTAAAACACGACCGGACGATCTGCTGGCTTCCGTGCGCCTTGACAGTAGGTTCTATTTTCCACCTGTACATCTCGTGTCAGATGGCGCCGTGCTTGACAGTGTACATTACGACGATATCAGCCGTACTGACTAGTGGGCCCTTCTATCAGTTCATTCCACGCTCGTGGCGCGACTCTTCTATTTTCCTGGCCGAACTTTATAATTTGGATTTCGAGTTTACCTTCGCAAGTTGCTGTTGTACTGATCTATCCAGTCCCTGCCGCGTTGTGGTTTCGTACATGTGCATCGTACCTGCGGTGCTTGTAATAGTTGAACTGCCCGGTATCGTTCATCCACTTGAGTTGCTGCGAAAGTTGTGCGCCACAGCGTGATACGCATCATACCCTGCGGAAGAAGAACCGCGTGTGGGCGGTGAGGTATGGGTACCACTCCGTGATGGTTTGCGCGGGCACCCGTTTTTCGTACAACGCGGCTCGCATTTCTGCACCCATACTCTTGGGAATCTGCGGCGTCATGACTCAACGCATATCAGTACCACGTATTGGCCGCTTTCAGGTGAAAGCCATATGACCATAAGCTCCTAAATGGCCAGCTTGGGGGATTAGTACTTAAGCAGTAAAATAACACAAGCACGCTAGGTAAACACCTGGCTGCTGACCACTCACCCTGCCCAGTATGAAGATCTTCTGGTAGAACTCGTTCATTGGCATCTCCCTGATGCGATAGACTATGGAGTTACGCCACGTGGACATGATGCCGAAGTTCCCTGGTCGATTCATTCAGATTACAACTGAACCTACTGCACGCATGGTATTTGATTTGCTTCATTGGGGGTTTGTAGTTGATGATCATGTTTTGGATGTAGAGCCTGCTGGGGTCTCCATTGTACTGTTCGTATATTTTCTTTTGCGCATCGCTGAGCTGAATCTCATTGCGCACGGCGTAAATACAATCCACGAACCGCATTCAATATCCGGTTGGTGCGTACATTCGGCATGGCATAgagccagtcgatggcGTCCTGCAGGTGCAGATGTGTGAGCTGCGTCGGTTATGAAAATGTTTCTGTACGACTCACCAGTTTCGTATACAGCTTGAGCCGTTTTAGTCCTATCGGCAATCCGTCTATTGTGAACTCCCAGACGTTGGCACTGTGCTTGCTTTTTACCTGTAGGCGGCATGTATGACACAACATCACAAGGCTAGAGCACGTTCCCGCGACTCACCCCTGCTTCTTCCGGATCAATGACCTTGGGCACTATGAATTGCCTTCTGTACCGCGCCCTATTGAGCCTGAAAATGAGCTTCCTTCGCCACCTGCGGGCATTGTGGAATCTCAAGTACCACCCACTCCCAGATCCCCTTCTTCCTGTAGTAGGGGTTCTTGATTTTGGCATTTTTGTTGCGCAGCCCTGGCGGAGAATGATGGTACTACGAGCTCGCCGCACCTGAGAACAATCGCGGCTCCGGTCCGATGGAAGTGGCTGCGCCGCCAGGCAGCCACCCAGCTGCCCCGAAAAGCCGGACGGGCAGCAGCGACCGGAATACGTGCAGCATCTATTATCAGCAACTATATTAGGGGCACATTTTGCGATGTATGCATCTCGAGTGTGTGCCGCGGCCCCGCCGCGGCGTGATCGGGTCTATACCTCGATGAACGGGCGCAGGATGTTGAGAAACAGGCGCTTTTCCTGAATATTATTGAACGTGAGCGGTATGCAATTCCCATTTTCTGAGAGATGCAACGCCACTGAGGTGCTGAAGTTCAGGCACGGGCCTTCGGTCTGTACTCGGCCGAGCTCCTCCCTGGTGTGTAGAAGCTTCTTGATGGCATCGAACTTCATTTCGCGAATCTGCAGACCGTTAGTTCGCCAAGCGACTGGGAtttgccgtagccatgcgCGCCCCTCGAGCGGCGTTTCCGCTTACCTGGTCCTCACACGCAATGCGAATAATCTCTTGATCGCAGTTCACATGGAGCGTACACGACAGTTTGCTGCCATCCTGCCAACACATACAACCATTTCGCCGTGTACCAACCTCTAGCAAGACCATGACGTTGACGGAGCTCCGTAGACGGTCTCTAAAGTGCTGCTCTGCCGCAATCGTTAATTCAGCATCACGTAGGCATCTCCCATACACACATGTATACGCGGTTTGCGCCCCGATAACGATCGCCCGGCCAACCGCCAAGCACCGCCATGGGCGTCAGACAAAACAGGTACACGCGATCTACACCCACCTTCGATCTCAAACTCGTTGGCATCCTGCCTACAGTCCTCAAATGCGCAACACGAATCGAATATGCCGAGTATTCGCCGGAACGAGAAGATGGCCGGCATTTTCAAAGTAGCGACCAGCGCAACGGCACTTATGGAGCCTTTGAGGTGCCACGTTGCGCGTCAGGTAACGTTACGAGTTAGTGTGTGTTGTCTAATGACGCCATGCATGATTACACACCACCGTACAGTCCGGGCGGGCCGTCAGATGGGGGTCGCGCGGACGCGCCGGTGCCAGCTGTGTTCGTGATAATTCGGCTGGAGCAAATAACATATCTGCGGTCAATCGATATCGTCCTCGGCGTATTTCGTGTCTACGTCGACCGCCAGCCCTTTGAGCATTGCGGCGTTCAGCATGATTCCTTTGAAGAGCCTGGAGTTCTGCACATTGTCAATCACGTCACGGTTCTGTCGCCAACGGTCGCCACATCCAAAAATTTGGCTGTTTCGAGGTTCGTGCGTGCCTGGCGCTTACCTTGCATACGTGTCTACATGAGTCGATGGTCGttttcgaggccgccgTGCGGTTCAGGTAGAACAGCGACACTGCCGCATTGTTGATGAGCATGTTCTCGCACGCGGAGACCAGCAAGCTCTCCTCCATGTCCACTCCCGACGTGCTGCACGCGTTG is from Babesia bigemina genome assembly Bbig001, chromosome : IV and encodes:
- a CDS encoding -DNA/RNA-binding protein KIN17, with amino-acid sequence MPRAEVGSQKWLANKMKAKGLQKLKWYCQMCEKQCRDENGFKCHRLSEGHQRMMQVFCQNAGRFMDGFSKAFEHEFMKLMRTRYCKTKILANSVYQEVISDKEHVHMNATVWVTLSEFVLYLGRSGKCKVEDSPRGWMIEYIDQDQIRRDQDAEARRKREISLEQRHQKLIQKMIEDARKRGGFQEPEYTPLMKESDEKLRFETNLTKPVEAAPDKKSNVFMELCKKAKSTAATPTSERQTPSKEPPPKRKTAIETLMTLNGAKRQAVDKDVPKATTPAPDAVDAGASDKWLMTGIQVRVILQSHPLYKHKCRVVKIMGGGSRALIQDIEGSGNYQVDSNHVETVIPPVGSKVMVLRGAHRGRAGSLTKTRPDDLLASVRLDSRFYFPPVHLVSDGAVLDSVHYDDISRTD